The segment CAAAAAGAATTTATTACAGTAGCAGGAACTAATGAAGTGGTAATAGTGGATCAGGCTATCGAACTTACCACAGATTCCATGTGGATTCAATCTGGCTTAATGACAAGTCCCGCTAGAAACATCCTTGGTCTTTCAAAAAGAGGAATACTTGCAAATAAAACATATATAAATGGTAGTGTATCATTTTTCGGAATTAACCCGGCTACAGATGATCAACCACTACAAATCGAAGTTGAATATGCTGGAGAATTATATCTCGAAAATCAAGTGCATTACACGGCTGATAACGGTTCTTGGCGTTTAAACTTCTATGGGGAAACCGCTGCCGGTAAAAGATTCAATGATATAACAAGACCCGATGGAACGGTTCCTGGGGCCTTCCAAAATAAAATACTTCTATTTACCAGAATCAGTCCAACAAGATATAAATTAGAGGTTTTGGAAGATACTGAAGTTGATAAATTAAAAGACCTGTCCTCAGTTTGGGCAAGAAATGGAGCCAGCCCATACGCCTTCGGGTACATTGCGTAATGCATTTAATTGCTGCTGAAACCATACTAAATCATCTTCCACATATTGTTTGCTGAATTCAGAAAGAACCATTGCAACTTCTTGGTTATTCAACCTATAAAGTAGCATAAATAATAAATCAATGTTTCTAACGGTTTCAGTTCTATTTGAAAAAGGAAATGCTGCTGTTAACTCTAAATTTTCTGCCAAAGACGAAAGACGACTGTCATCTTGCAAAAGTGAAAACACCAATAACGAAATATGTTCTTTAATAGTAGCTTCATTCCCATTAAAAATTATTGTATTATTATTTTGCTCAATATCAGGTACGGGCATTTGATTAATTACGGACTGGGTTAAATCTATCCCACTTAGTTTTTTCTTCAGGATAAAGTCAAACACTACCGAATTAAAAAGTCCTGCCATATACAATAAATCATTCTGATCAGTGGTCAAAAATTGAACTGATTGTGACGCAGGGATAAAGGGTAATACAGTGGCAACACAGGTTCTGGTATTAGTGGCAGAAGTTAAACTCCTCCACGCCAGCATAAATTTTTCGTTATGGTTTTTAGAGAGCTGTGCCCACTTTGCTGCATTTATAAAAAATCTGGATTCAGGAATATAATCCGCATTATTTTTCTTTAAATCATCAAGCAACACCGAAGATGATTTACTTCCATATTTCAATACGTCATCCATACCATTAAAGCCGGAATACTTTCCGTCAAACTGGTTGAAAAATTTCCCTTCATATACCGGAATAGTATCTTCCCCACTCTTCTTTACAATAAATTCAGCATGGCTTGTTAAATGCACAATTCGACCAAATCTAACATTTTGATAAACATTTTTAAAAAACGGAAAATCACACGAAATCCTTAATAAAAAATTGGCCTCCATTTTGTTTGAAAAGTTCGGTAGCATCCCGGTAAAAGGATTCAGCAACTTCAAGCTTTCATAAGACATTGCTATTTCAGATGTTGGTTGCTCTATTTCTTCTATTGAAGTCAGGTTCATCGAGACTTGAAACAATTCACTATGGGTCAATCCTAAAAGCAGGAAACAAAACCTTTCCCTGCTGTCAATAGCAAAAATCTTTTTACGATTAATAAAATCATAAATAGCAACAGTTAACTTCTCTTTCGTTAGGAATTTAAAAAGAGTTTGGTTCACCTGACTGGTAACTATTGCACTTTTCAAGACCAAACCCACAACTCCTCTGTCAGTCTTCAATTTTAAGGCTGCATCAGTAAATAAGGCATAAGTATTCAGCTCACCTTTATTGGACAAATTGAAAAAAGAATTTTTCTTTAAAGTTGATTTTGCAGCTTCAATTTCTAATTTAAATTGCATTGCAAATGATGCTAAATCGGAATTACTTAATTCACTTTGAGTAATTTCTTCAGTCCGGCTCGATTTAAAGTGGTTGTCCGAAATTGACTTTTGATATAAGGCGTAAAACTTTTTTTCCTCAAACCGTATCTTTTCCCATGGCGGATTCCCTAAAATAACATCATACTTTTTAATCTTGTTTTTATTTAAACCCAGCTGTCTATGGTAAATAAACCCACTAGCAAAAATGTCAAGTTTTTCTTTTGCATTAAAATCAAAATCACTAGTAATCAAAAAATTAGCATGAATAAATTTTTCGTTTAATAATGGATATAATGAGGGCTCCTTAATCTTTAAAAGGAGGTTTAATTTAGCCACCTCTAAAGCAAGGCAATCTACATCAAAAGCCGAAAGATTTAAAGCAATTGTTTTTAGTAAATCCTTTTTTATAGTTTCATCTACCCTACATTTTAAAAATAAGGTCTCAAAATAATCAATTACTGAAATCAGAAAGTTACCCCCACCGCAGGAGAAATCAGAATAGGTAATAGAATACATTTCCTCAATTATTTCACTGCAGATTTTTTTTTCGGCAGACAATTTTTTAATACCAAAATTTAATTGAAAGAAAGTATCAATAGTTTTTTTAGTAATAGAATCTGCAAGTTTTGCCGGGGTATAATAACTGCCTAACTTATTTCGATAGTTTTTGGTGTTTGAAATAGCGGCACCACTACTTTCATTACTCGATTCAACTCCTAAAAGCGTTTCGTAAAAAGTGGGAATATCAATGGCTTCATCAGCTGCTAATTGGTGTAAATGATCATTAATAATCGTAATCAGTTCCTCATTGGCATCTGCAATTAATTGAGAAAATAAATTTTCTTCAGCAAATGTCTTCTTTAAATAAGCATTTGTCGCAAAAACAATGTTTAAGTCTTCGTTTTCTATCTGGTTTTTCAGGAAAAATAGAGCAGCAGTAAAAAGCGCCTTCACCTTAAACCGTTCTTTGTTAAGTTCAATAGGATTAACATTCTCCTTATTGGCAAAACAGTTTGAAAGATAGGCTTTTAAAACGTTCGAATATATTACTAATGCCTTATCCATGGTGAGCCTGTCCTACAGTTAATGAGTCATTACAATAAGAAACTAAGGGTTTATTGAAGAAACTGCTTTTATGATGTATTTGAAGAATCCAGATAACTCGTTCACTCAAATTATCATAATCCCTCAAAAAAGCATATTTAGACTGTAATAATGCGATCAAATTTGATAACATGATAATATCAAACTTATAAATCGATATTTTCTTTACCCCTATCTCATTCAGGATTATTTTATGAAGCAGATCATTGAAATATTTATCCTTGGTATTTTTAAATTGGGAAATGTTTAAGGTAATAAATTCAAATAAAGCTTTTGGATTAACATTAAGCTTATACGATAAATCTTCAAAAATACTTTCGCTTCCAACAGAATAACCGTTTATCGCCCTGCTGGTCGAAAGGCAGTTCCAGTCAATACTGGCAGAAATGAGTAAATCCATTGCTTCAGCAGTACATTTAAAAGATTTTTTAGTATTAAAAAAAGGAGACTCTCCAACAACACTTTGCAATTCCTTCAATTCAGTCGCATTAAAATTGTAGTGCTTTCTAATTTCCTTTTCAATTTTAGATTCAAGAAACAAGCGCTTATAGTCACTTTCCATATCCGCAATAATTAAATTTTCAATATGGGATGCTATATTTTTGATACTCAAATAATCATAATGTTGAAACTCAAAGTTCGGTAATTTATTCTTCAGATACTTTTCCTTTAATTCCAGACATTCTTTACTAATCTTAGCAATGAATTTTGAATCCAAAATATTAGTTGCAACTGGGATTTTAGAAATATAACCGGCACTAATTGTAAATTTAGGATTGATTAGTTTTAAAAGAAAAGTTGCTACCCTCGAATTCAAAAAAGCAAGGTGCGCATACTTATCCCCATTTAATACTTGAATACCTGGGCCTGAAGCAATAAAAACTTGATTCTCTATAAGGATTCTCACATTTAATCCCAAGGTACCTGTATCACTGTACACAAGTTGAGTGGATGGTATTTTGTCAATATTTCTTAAGGCACTTCCTTTGTTGGCTTTTATTATTTCCGCGTTCTCTCCCCAGTGCACCTTGTAATAATTAAGACCCGCCCATTTGCTGAATCCACCGCCTTTGCTGACTAATTTCCAGTCCGGGCTTCCATTTACTTCCCATGCATATTTTACAAATTCTGAGTTGTTTCCGGTTGAGGTTCCCTGCATTGGCTTTCCAAACGCTGAATAAAGTGGGAGTCCTTCAATATTTTCAAAACGATGCTCCAATTGATAATTAAATTCAAGATGGCTGTTTTTTAAAAACTGGTTTTGATTCAGTTCAAACGTTAATTCAGGTGAAATATTTTTTTGCAATATGGAGTACTTTTTTTCAGAAATATTTCTATACTTCAAATTATAAAATCGTGAAGTCTTTATTTCAGAATTTCCTATAACGCATAAGGCAACATTGGTTTTTTCGCCATTGATATCTTCAAAGGCATTAGTCCCTAAATCAATACATTCTTTAAGGGTTTGTTTAGCTAAAAATAACTTTCTAAATTCCTTAAGTGACGATAAATACATCCAACTATTTTGTGCAACTAGCCCTAAAACATCATTCTCATTCATAAGCTGTATCGCTCTTTGAATAAATGAAACACACAAATCACCCCTGCTTTCAGGATAGTTTTTGATTAAATAAGACTTCAACGCGGTATCCATATCTCTTTTACCCATAAATGGTGGATTAGTGACAAATACCTTTGTTTTTTCCTCCTTTTTAATCTTAGATAATTGAGATTT is part of the Flavobacterium sangjuense genome and harbors:
- a CDS encoding Eco57I restriction-modification methylase domain-containing protein, whose product is MDKALVIYSNVLKAYLSNCFANKENVNPIELNKERFKVKALFTAALFFLKNQIENEDLNIVFATNAYLKKTFAEENLFSQLIADANEELITIINDHLHQLAADEAIDIPTFYETLLGVESSNESSGAAISNTKNYRNKLGSYYTPAKLADSITKKTIDTFFQLNFGIKKLSAEKKICSEIIEEMYSITYSDFSCGGGNFLISVIDYFETLFLKCRVDETIKKDLLKTIALNLSAFDVDCLALEVAKLNLLLKIKEPSLYPLLNEKFIHANFLITSDFDFNAKEKLDIFASGFIYHRQLGLNKNKIKKYDVILGNPPWEKIRFEEKKFYALYQKSISDNHFKSSRTEEITQSELSNSDLASFAMQFKLEIEAAKSTLKKNSFFNLSNKGELNTYALFTDAALKLKTDRGVVGLVLKSAIVTSQVNQTLFKFLTKEKLTVAIYDFINRKKIFAIDSRERFCFLLLGLTHSELFQVSMNLTSIEEIEQPTSEIAMSYESLKLLNPFTGMLPNFSNKMEANFLLRISCDFPFFKNVYQNVRFGRIVHLTSHAEFIVKKSGEDTIPVYEGKFFNQFDGKYSGFNGMDDVLKYGSKSSSVLLDDLKKNNADYIPESRFFINAAKWAQLSKNHNEKFMLAWRSLTSATNTRTCVATVLPFIPASQSVQFLTTDQNDLLYMAGLFNSVVFDFILKKKLSGIDLTQSVINQMPVPDIEQNNNTIIFNGNEATIKEHISLLVFSLLQDDSRLSSLAENLELTAAFPFSNRTETVRNIDLLFMLLYRLNNQEVAMVLSEFSKQYVEDDLVWFQQQLNALRNVPEGVWAGSISCPN
- a CDS encoding Eco57I restriction-modification methylase domain-containing protein, giving the protein MKQKLKSLLTYFINEFSPTEKKISVQNLSLFFSILLASFILKKRRTTSLEEFRTFSEYYTAFSPELEIIKKRFPDLVVALHVTESHINPELFRTIIEKLKFVFDDEDDDFDNIISWAYQFLKKDLEKAAFSKIGKDNVKIQNSDLLYTTQFFTDNYMVKYLVNECLSDFNHTNIDSIVIIDPASGGGNFLNYSFECLFRIYKKKFPNWSDTEIVDCILTNAIIGYDLDSNLSKIASLSLFVKACGYAIPSATTSIKIYGGIPDDTLGFLNPDVTSNTIHKSTFKSQLSKIKKEEKTKVFVTNPPFMGKRDMDTALKSYLIKNYPESRGDLCVSFIQRAIQLMNENDVLGLVAQNSWMYLSSLKEFRKLFLAKQTLKECIDLGTNAFEDINGEKTNVALCVIGNSEIKTSRFYNLKYRNISEKKYSILQKNISPELTFELNQNQFLKNSHLEFNYQLEHRFENIEGLPLYSAFGKPMQGTSTGNNSEFVKYAWEVNGSPDWKLVSKGGGFSKWAGLNYYKVHWGENAEIIKANKGSALRNIDKIPSTQLVYSDTGTLGLNVRILIENQVFIASGPGIQVLNGDKYAHLAFLNSRVATFLLKLINPKFTISAGYISKIPVATNILDSKFIAKISKECLELKEKYLKNKLPNFEFQHYDYLSIKNIASHIENLIIADMESDYKRLFLESKIEKEIRKHYNFNATELKELQSVVGESPFFNTKKSFKCTAEAMDLLISASIDWNCLSTSRAINGYSVGSESIFEDLSYKLNVNPKALFEFITLNISQFKNTKDKYFNDLLHKIILNEIGVKKISIYKFDIIMLSNLIALLQSKYAFLRDYDNLSERVIWILQIHHKSSFFNKPLVSYCNDSLTVGQAHHG